AGGCCGCCTCGCCCACCATGCAGGCCACGTTGGGCATCACCCTTATCACCCTGGCGCCCGCCTTAAGACCTGCCTCAAGCGTGGACGTGGTAACCCCGGCCGCTATGGACACAACAAGGTGTTTATCGGGCAGTACGTTATCGCTTATCTGTTTTAGTACCGCCACCATGTCGGTAGGCTTTATTGCCAGGATGATAAGCGACGTGTTTTGTACTACCTCGGTATTGTCTTTCGCGACCCGGACGCCCAGTTCCTTCCCTGCGCCCGCGCACCGTTCTTTATCAATGTCGCAGATGTAGACATTTTTCGGTTTTGCAAGACCGGCCTTGAGTATGCCCTTGAGCAGCGCCGTCCCCATCTTGCCCGCGCCTATCAGCCCTATGCTTTTACCGAACATGTGAAACCTCAGGTATCATTTTACATCCACATCCATTCCCTGGGGCATCTTGATTTCTTTTGCGTAGTTCACCGTCCAGGCGGTGCGGTGGGTGACCACGTCAATGAGCGTGCTGGCCGAGGGCATCCCGGTGCCGCTCTTTTTCACCCCGCCGAACGGCAGGTGCACCTCCGCCCCTATGGTGGGAAGGTTCACATAACCCAGCCCATATTCACACCTGTCGCGCACCTCCCTGGCCTTTCTGAAATCCTCCGTGATGACCGAGCAGGAAAGACCGTAATCCACGTCGTTGTGAACCTCTATCGCCTCATCCAGGTCTTTTACGGGTATGATGCCCACGTGCGGGCCAAAGACCTCTTCTCTGAGGACCTTGCTCTTGTGATTATATCTCAACCTGTATACGAAGGGAGAGACGAAGCAGCCTTTATCATACTCCATCCCGGTCATCCTGCCGCCGTTAAGAAGTACGGCCGCGCCCTCATCCCTGGCAAGCTGGTTGTAGCGTAATACCTTTTCCAGCTGGCCCTCGTTTATCAAGGGTCCGGTGAAGACATTGGGGTCCATGGGGTCGCCGATACGTATTTTTTTCGACATCTTGACGAACTTCTTTTCAAATTCCTTTAGTCTTTTCTGGTGTACGATAATGCGGCCCGCGGCCGTGCAGCGCTGTCCGGAAGTTTTGTAGGCACTTGTCAAAGAAGCATTTACGGCGATGCCCATGTCGGCATCATCCAGGACGATGACGGCATTCTTACCGCCCATCTCGCAGGCACACATCCTATCGGGCAACTCGGCACAGACCTTACGTATCCGCTGTCCAACCTCCGAAGAACCCGTAAAGAGGAGCACACGAACGTCTGGATGACGCACCAGCGGCATACCACACTCCTCGCCGCTACCATAGATTATGTTTATTACACCCGGCGGCAGTCCTGCCTCTACGATACATTCCGCCATTTTCTGTGCCGTGCACGGTGAGTCCTTGGACGGCTTGAATACAACCGTGTTCCCCTCCGCCAGAGACGGCGCGATAAGCCAGAAGGGTATCGCAAGGGGAAAGTTCCAGGGAGTGATTACACCTATCACACCCTTGGGCTTTCTTCTCATAAAGGCGTCTTTTTCAGCTATCTCAGAGGACACCACGTCCCCGAAGGGCATACGCACCGTGCCGAATACGTACTGCACCATATGTATCGCCTCGACGACGTCCGCCCTTGCCTCGTTTATGCCCTTACCCATCTCCCTGGTGATAATCTTAGAGATGGCCTCTTTCTCTCTCTTCAGTATCTGGACCAGGCTGTCAAGGTATTCACCCCTGCGGATGCGGGAAAGAGACCTCCAGGCAGGAAAGGCGCGTCTGGCGGCCTCGACGGCGTTCTTTACCTCATCTTCACCTGATTGAGGCAGTACCCCTACCACCTCCTGGAGATTGGAAGGGTTTTTCTTTTCTAATTTCTTGCCCGCAGGCTCTATGAACTGTCCGTCTATATAGTTCTTACACTGTATCACTTGTCTAATCCCCCGCTTACAAGTGCATGTCTTAAAATGGCCTTGTCCACAACTTTGGAATATCATATAAAAAGGGTAAGAAAATGACCAGCGTAAAGTAGTCACGGTGTTTACAGCATGCGGTGGGGATTCCGGCAGGTAACATTATTGTAAAAAAGGAATTGGTCCGGCAGACATGAAGGTACTTGGTATAGAGACGTCGGGGTTGGTCGGCAGCGTGGCCCTTTGTGAAGATTCGGGTGTGCTTGCGGAGAGGAGTTTTGAGAAGGGCATGCGCCACGGGAAGGCGCTCGTTCCCTCACTTGAAAGTGTGTTCAGGGAGCTGTCGCTTGAGCCGGAAAAAATTGACCTGATAGCGGTAAGCCACGGTCCCGGTTCGTATACGGGGCTGAGGGTGGGGGTCACGTGCGCGAAGGTTTTGGCCCATACGCTTGGAAAGCCGCTGGTGGCCGTTCCTACACTGGATGTACTCGCAGAAAATGCCCCGCCGGAAGCGGTGACGGCCTGTCCGGTGCTGGACGCAAGGAGAGAGCGGGTGTACGCGTGCATCTATAGACGTACACGAGATTTATGGCAACCGTCATCCGGGCCGAGGGTCATTGAACCGCAGGAACTGATGGATATATTACCCCGCCCCGCCCTGCTGTTTGGAGACGGCACGGTTAAATATAAAGAACTCTTCACTGCGGACGGGATAACCTTTGGCAGCGATGAAATGGGCGTGGCAAGGGCACGCATAGTCGCCCGCCTGGGTAAAAGGATTTTTGATGAAGGAGGGAAGACTATCGACCCGTACAAGCTTGAGCCGCTCTACATGAGAATCCCCGAGGCAGAGGAGAAACTGGCAGCACGCCGGAAGCAGGCCGGAGAGAAAAAAATGTAGCGTGGTCCACCTCTGGCAGACTTTCAGCCTTCAGCGAGAATCGGACGCTACACAAGAAGATTTATCTTTGCCAACAGGAGAATGGCAAAACATCGTGGTTTAAATCGTGGGCCATACTGGTGGGTTAGTCTTCAGGTTTTTGATTTAGTTTCCGTAAGCACCACTACGTTGTTGTTGCGGACCTCCATAAACCCGCCTTCAAGTTCAAGTTCGACTGTCTTATCTCCGGGCTCTTTTATCTTGAACTTGCCCTGGTTAAGCCAGGTAAGCAACGGGGCATGGTCGTGCAGTATTCCCATAGAGCCTTCCACCCCCTCGGCTACCACGCTCACAACGTCGCCCTCATACTGTATTCCGGTCGGTGAAATCACGTCCAGCCTGAAAGTGTTCTCGCCCGTCATGCCGTCTCCTCCACGGCCATACCTTTAGCATTTTCCACAACGTCCTCTATGGTCCCCACCATGTAGAAGGCCTGTTCGGGGAGGTCGTCGTGCTTTCCTTCTACTACTTCTTTGAAACTTCTGATGGTGTCTTGTAAGGGCACGTACTTGCCCTTCATCCCGGTGAATTGCTCTGCGACGAAGAACGGTTGCGAGAGGAATTTCTGCACCCTCCGGGCCCTGTTGACCAGCAACTTATCCTCCTCGGTAAGCTCCTCCATACCCAGGATGGCTATAAAGTCCTGGAGCTCTTTATTCCTCTGCAGGATTCTCTGTACCTCTCTTGCCACAAAGTAATGCTCTTCGCCCAAGATCTTCGGGTCAAGTATCCTTGAAGTAGAACGCAGCGGGTCTACCGCGGGATAAATCCCAAGTTCGGCAATCTGCCGCGAGAGCCATATCGTTGAGTCCAGGTGGGGGAACGTGGCTACGGGCGCCGGGTCGGTAAAATCGTCCGCAGGCACGTAGATAGCCTGCATAGAGGTTATGGAGCCCTTCTTGGTCGAGGTGATTCTCTCCTGCAGGTCTCCCATCTCCGAGGCCAGGGTTGGCTGATAACCCACCGCGGAGGGCATACGGCCGAGCAGGGCCGAAACCTCCGAACCGGCCTGCACGAAACGAAAGATGTTGTCGATAAATAGAAGCACGTCCTGTCCCTCCGCGTCCCTGAAATACTCGGCCATCGTGAGAGCCGTCAGCGCAACCCTCAGACGCGCGCCCGGTGGTTCGTTCATCTGGCCGAATACAAGGCAGGTCTTCTCTATCACACCCGATTCCTTCATCTCAAGCCAGAGATCGTTTCCTTCCCTGGTCCTCTCGCCCACGCCGGCAAAGGTGGAGACTCCGCCGTGCTCCGTGGCGATGTTCCTGATGAGTTCCATGATGAGCACCGTCTTGCCCACCCCCGCGCCACCAAACATACCGACCTTTCCGCCTTTGGCGAAAGGTGCCAGCAGGTCTACAACTTTAAGCCCCGTCTCGAAGAGGTTGGTTGTCGTCTCCCTGTCGTCAAAAGGGGGCGGTTCACGATGTATAGGGAGTTTCTTCTTGGCTTTTACCTCGCCGGCGTTATCTATGGGCTCCCCCAGGAGGTTGAATAACCTGCCAAGTGTTTCCTTGCCTACCGGCACACTTATGGGGCCCCCCGTATCGTCCGCCTCCATTCCCCTTACGAGCCCGTCGGTGGTGGCCAGTGAAACACACCTTACCGTGTCATTGCCCACGTGCTGCGCTACCTCCAGGGTCAGGTCTATACCTTTCTCCGCATTTTTAATCTTAACGGCGTCATGTATAGCCGGAAGGTTTTTCGGCGTGAATCTTATATCAACCACGGGGCCGATAATCTGTTCAATAGTTCCTTTATTACTCAACTTTTCTAACCTCCTGTTCTAACAAATGGCTCTATTGAAGGCTTTGGTGCCGTTTACTGCCTCTAAGTCGTTTCGGCGCAATTCTCTCGCGCCCATTTCAAATTGTATTTTATCTGTGTGCAAGGGCCTCTGAACCCGAAACTATCTCAAGAAGCTCCCTGGTAATGGCCTCCTGACGCGCCCTATTGTAAGAGCGTGAAAGCTCGTCTATCATCTCTTCGGCGTTCTCTGAGGCGGAAATCATCGCCACTCTCCTGGCCCCAAACTCCGACGCCAGCGATTCAAATATCGCACAGCGGAGAATGGACTCCACGTATTTCGGGAAAAGTTTTGAGAGAATTTCCTCGGGCAACGGTTCGAAGATGTAGTCGGTAGTCGATGCGACCTTTATTGTCTCTTCCGAAGCCACTGTCTCCACTGGGAGCAATTGCAGCGAAGTAGGCCGCCCGCGCATTATTGTTACGAATTTGGTGAAAAATATCTGAATCTGGTCGCACTTGCCTGCTTCGTACTCTTCAATAAACTGCCCGGCAAGTTCACTTATCTGCTCTTCACTTATCTTTTCCACGTTGCCAGGGATGTTCTTTTCTATATTATACTGTCTTCTACGGAAGAAGTTCTGGCCCTTTTTACCGATAAGCACAAGCCTCACGTCTTTATCCCGGTTCTGCCTCGAAAACCTCACGGCATGCTGGATGATATTAGTGTTATAGGCCCCGCATAATCCCTTGTCAGACGTTACAAGAAGAACCTTTATTGTCTTGACGTCTCTGGGTTTCAGCAGGTGGTGCGACCTTCCGACAGATGTAGCGGCGAGGTAGTTTATAAGAGCCACCATCTTGTCATTGTACGGTCTTGAGGCAACGACGCGGGCCTCGGCCTTTCTCAAACGGCTTGCGGCCACCATTTCCATGGCGCGGGTTATCTGCTGGATGTTGGTAACGCCGCGTATACGCTGTTTTATTTCGCGCGTTCCCTGCACCGTCTATTTACCTCCCGTAAATTCGGTCTTAATTTCCTCGATGGCCTTCGTGAGCCTGTGGGCAAGGTCACCGCTAATCTTCTTCTTTTCTTTTATTTCTTCTTCCACGGCAGGGTATTTTTCAGACATGAACTTGTGGAATTTGCCTTCAAATTCCTTTATCTTTTCCACGTCGATATCACTCAGATAACCGTTTACACCGGCAAATATAATCATTACCTGTTTCTCTACTGGCACCGGCTCGTACTGCGGCTGTTTAAGAATCTCCACCAGGCGCTTTCCTTTTTCGAGCTGGTCCTGTGTGGACTTGTCGAGATCGGAGCCGAACTGTGCGAAGGCCGCCAGTTCCCGGTACTGGGCCATCGTCAGCCTGAGCATACCGGCCACCTTTTTCATGGCGGGAGTCTGCGCGTTGCCTCCCACCCGGGACACCGAAAGCCCTACGCTGATGGCCGGGCGGACGCCGGAATAGAAAAGGTCGCTTTCGAGGTATATCTGTCCGTCGGTTATGGAGATTACGTTTGTCGGGATGTATGCGGAATAGTCGCCACCCTGAGTCTCTACCACGGGCAGCGCTGTCAGCGAGCCACCGCCGAGTTCCTCATTCAGCTTGGCGGCACGCTCGAGCAGACGTGAATGGATATTGAACACATCGCCGGGGAAGGCCTCGCGGCCCGGCGGGCGCCTGAGAAGAAGCGACACCTCACGGTATGCAAGGGCGTGTTTGTACAGGTCATCGTACATTATAAGGGCGTGCTGGCCCTTGTCCCTGAAAAACTCTCCCATGGCGCATCCCGCGTAGGGCGCGATATACAGAAGCGGCGCGGGATCACTGGCCGAGGCCACCACAATGGTGGTGTATTCCATCGCGCCGTATTCTTCGAGGGTCTTCATTATGTCAAGGACAGTGGACATCTTCTGGCCGATGGCGACATATATACAGTAGACGTCCGTGTCTTTCTGATTGATTATGGTGTCCACCAGGATGGCGGTCTTTCCGGTCTGCCGGTCGCCTATTATCAGTTCCCTCTGTCCCCTGCCGATGGGAATCATCGCGTCGATGGGCTTTATACCGGTCTGCAGTGGTTCCTTTACCGGCATTCTCTCTACCACGCTTGGCGCGCGGGCCTCGACTGGCATGAATTTGTCGGCGGCGATGGCGCCTTTACCGTCTATGGGCTGGCCCAGGGCGTTCACGGCCCTTCCCAGAAGCGCTTCACCAACGGGCACCTGCACTATCTTGCCCGTCGTCTTTACCACGTCTCCTTCCTTTACGTTCTCGTCCGAACCCAGGAGTATCGCCCCCACGTTATCCTCTTCCAGGTTGAGCGCAACGCCATATAACCCCTCAGAGAATTCCAACAGTTCGCCTGCCATACAGTCGTCGAGACCATAAATCCTCGCTACCCCATCACCCACCTGGAGCACCGTGCCTACGGTCTCCATCTGCAGCTTCTCTTCGTATCCCTCTATCTCCTTCTTAAGTATTGAGGCTACTTCGTCAGGTTTTAACGCCATGGAAAAACACTCCTATCCTTAGAGAATACCAATATTTCGTATAAGAAATGGGTGTGGGCCGCTCAAGTCAGCTAATACCCACCTCTACCAGTCTCCTTCTCAAATTCTTAAGACGGGAGGCTACACTCCCGTCAATCACCCTGTTGCCGATTCTAACGACTACTCCGCCAAGTATTTCGGGGGCCACCTGTGTCTCTATCTCAACTTCCTTCTGTGCCATGTCCTCAAGGGCCTTCTTAAGCCGGGCATGTTTCTCCTCTGTTAGAGGTATGGCGGTTCTTATGACGGCCCTGCTCCTGCCGCCTACCAGATCGGCCACCGCCTGGTACTCTTCGAGCAGGTCACTCAATATACTCTCCCGCCTCTTCGACACGATTAACAGCAAGAAGTTTCTGACCAGGGGGCTTATGTATGGAGCAAAGACACTTTTGACGAGCCTCGCCTTCTCGTCCCTTGTAACAGAAGGGTGGAGTAAGATCTTCTTCAGGTCGGCATTTTCCCTGAAAAGCCTGGAGACGGTTTCCAGGTTATTTGCGGCCTCCTGGAGCTGGCCCTTTGATTTGGCAAGCTCAAAAAGTGCCTGAAGATATCCGGTGGCGAGTGTCTTGTCTATCACTTAAGGCCCTCCACCTCTCCTATAAACTCATCAACCAATTGTTCGGCCTTGTCCTTGCCTACACTCTCCTTTACAAGCTTTTGGGTGGCAAGCATAGAAAGGTTTACCACCTGGTTACGAATTTCCGCGGTCGCCTTTTTTCTCTCCAGCGCAAGCGTCTCGTCAGCCTTTAGTTTTATCGCCTCGGCCTCCCGGTGGCTCCTCT
This genomic window from Candidatus Bathyanammoxibius amoris contains:
- the tsaB gene encoding tRNA (adenosine(37)-N6)-threonylcarbamoyltransferase complex dimerization subunit type 1 TsaB; amino-acid sequence: MKVLGIETSGLVGSVALCEDSGVLAERSFEKGMRHGKALVPSLESVFRELSLEPEKIDLIAVSHGPGSYTGLRVGVTCAKVLAHTLGKPLVAVPTLDVLAENAPPEAVTACPVLDARRERVYACIYRRTRDLWQPSSGPRVIEPQELMDILPRPALLFGDGTVKYKELFTADGITFGSDEMGVARARIVARLGKRIFDEGGKTIDPYKLEPLYMRIPEAEEKLAARRKQAGEKKM
- the atpG gene encoding ATP synthase F1 subunit gamma, which produces MQGTREIKQRIRGVTNIQQITRAMEMVAASRLRKAEARVVASRPYNDKMVALINYLAATSVGRSHHLLKPRDVKTIKVLLVTSDKGLCGAYNTNIIQHAVRFSRQNRDKDVRLVLIGKKGQNFFRRRQYNIEKNIPGNVEKISEEQISELAGQFIEEYEAGKCDQIQIFFTKFVTIMRGRPTSLQLLPVETVASEETIKVASTTDYIFEPLPEEILSKLFPKYVESILRCAIFESLASEFGARRVAMISASENAEEMIDELSRSYNRARQEAITRELLEIVSGSEALAHR
- the atpH gene encoding ATP synthase F1 subunit delta; translation: MIDKTLATGYLQALFELAKSKGQLQEAANNLETVSRLFRENADLKKILLHPSVTRDEKARLVKSVFAPYISPLVRNFLLLIVSKRRESILSDLLEEYQAVADLVGGRSRAVIRTAIPLTEEKHARLKKALEDMAQKEVEIETQVAPEILGGVVVRIGNRVIDGSVASRLKNLRRRLVEVGIS
- a CDS encoding aldehyde dehydrogenase family protein — protein: MIQCKNYIDGQFIEPAGKKLEKKNPSNLQEVVGVLPQSGEDEVKNAVEAARRAFPAWRSLSRIRRGEYLDSLVQILKREKEAISKIITREMGKGINEARADVVEAIHMVQYVFGTVRMPFGDVVSSEIAEKDAFMRRKPKGVIGVITPWNFPLAIPFWLIAPSLAEGNTVVFKPSKDSPCTAQKMAECIVEAGLPPGVINIIYGSGEECGMPLVRHPDVRVLLFTGSSEVGQRIRKVCAELPDRMCACEMGGKNAVIVLDDADMGIAVNASLTSAYKTSGQRCTAAGRIIVHQKRLKEFEKKFVKMSKKIRIGDPMDPNVFTGPLINEGQLEKVLRYNQLARDEGAAVLLNGGRMTGMEYDKGCFVSPFVYRLRYNHKSKVLREEVFGPHVGIIPVKDLDEAIEVHNDVDYGLSCSVITEDFRKAREVRDRCEYGLGYVNLPTIGAEVHLPFGGVKKSGTGMPSASTLIDVVTHRTAWTVNYAKEIKMPQGMDVDVK
- the atpA gene encoding F0F1 ATP synthase subunit alpha, whose protein sequence is MALKPDEVASILKKEIEGYEEKLQMETVGTVLQVGDGVARIYGLDDCMAGELLEFSEGLYGVALNLEEDNVGAILLGSDENVKEGDVVKTTGKIVQVPVGEALLGRAVNALGQPIDGKGAIAADKFMPVEARAPSVVERMPVKEPLQTGIKPIDAMIPIGRGQRELIIGDRQTGKTAILVDTIINQKDTDVYCIYVAIGQKMSTVLDIMKTLEEYGAMEYTTIVVASASDPAPLLYIAPYAGCAMGEFFRDKGQHALIMYDDLYKHALAYREVSLLLRRPPGREAFPGDVFNIHSRLLERAAKLNEELGGGSLTALPVVETQGGDYSAYIPTNVISITDGQIYLESDLFYSGVRPAISVGLSVSRVGGNAQTPAMKKVAGMLRLTMAQYRELAAFAQFGSDLDKSTQDQLEKGKRLVEILKQPQYEPVPVEKQVMIIFAGVNGYLSDIDVEKIKEFEGKFHKFMSEKYPAVEEEIKEKKKISGDLAHRLTKAIEEIKTEFTGGK
- the atpD gene encoding F0F1 ATP synthase subunit beta; translated protein: MSNKGTIEQIIGPVVDIRFTPKNLPAIHDAVKIKNAEKGIDLTLEVAQHVGNDTVRCVSLATTDGLVRGMEADDTGGPISVPVGKETLGRLFNLLGEPIDNAGEVKAKKKLPIHREPPPFDDRETTTNLFETGLKVVDLLAPFAKGGKVGMFGGAGVGKTVLIMELIRNIATEHGGVSTFAGVGERTREGNDLWLEMKESGVIEKTCLVFGQMNEPPGARLRVALTALTMAEYFRDAEGQDVLLFIDNIFRFVQAGSEVSALLGRMPSAVGYQPTLASEMGDLQERITSTKKGSITSMQAIYVPADDFTDPAPVATFPHLDSTIWLSRQIAELGIYPAVDPLRSTSRILDPKILGEEHYFVAREVQRILQRNKELQDFIAILGMEELTEEDKLLVNRARRVQKFLSQPFFVAEQFTGMKGKYVPLQDTIRSFKEVVEGKHDDLPEQAFYMVGTIEDVVENAKGMAVEETA
- the atpC gene encoding ATP synthase F1 subunit epsilon, with translation MTGENTFRLDVISPTGIQYEGDVVSVVAEGVEGSMGILHDHAPLLTWLNQGKFKIKEPGDKTVELELEGGFMEVRNNNVVVLTETKSKT